Proteins from one Anopheles nili chromosome 2, idAnoNiliSN_F5_01, whole genome shotgun sequence genomic window:
- the LOC128720027 gene encoding transcription factor E2f1: MYAKQAHGKAVGARQSLKMEYQPVSKATIGGSSSSSGDRRAGTGYGRKTTMTSIESVGSNDDYEDAKPEQQISSHLLDHGYGCGVTSFPSVSVVSHSTPTISKQSQHSTPEQQRGHHHHPSSVNTSSSNSSSGRINQTNGRNSHFHSTPTSTTTPSSSSSTSRSGGKLHQTVQQQHQQQLQQNHHSYNSSKHNAIDPPITNFFRAIKRSSQTSSISPTPAKLAKSSNGSSMKTPHSTCSTPTSSISSSSSKKRYSERTRYDTSLGLLTKKFIDLLNESPDGVVDLNIASTKLKVQKRRIYDITNVLEGIGMLEKKSKNNIQWKCGNTVCNIDRNTRIQRERYRLQQKENRLEEMIVELRKATNEDMAHTKHGYFTCQDLNSMEMFREQTIVVIKAPPEAKLQWMNDKMQREIVLKSEKGEIDVFICPTEETGTIDSSEMIGGDPLLENFEPILSPFQRVDKTSSPRRGVKRPSPYAAQRNLNRALFDEGSVVKSEPLESTDNSTSRMQSAVASLFSLPGTSVAKKVEVHPERFESSLNTVISTSSSGIESTSYYAGAAATNQSETHFDTSQIATESAMPPMTKTGVRVKSEHVPDSSNSRSTASHTATSAESAFIESDRSLLGAGDNHEGALSSSMLSSGLMGSNLNINNNHVNGGKAMPEEITNMNASLSDTKLSPHLFPYDFNIKSPYALNAPSVKSSPENLHQRFGITDFESMHDFEMFLPLEPAADYNLSLNESEGVFDLFDFN, from the exons ATGTACGCAAAGCAAGCCCATGGAAAGGCCGTTGGGGCTAGGCAAAGCTTGAAAATGGAGTATCAACCTGTCAGCAAGGCCACGATCGGTGGTTCCAGCTCCTCCAGCGGGGACCGTAGAGCTGGGACGGGCTACGGCCGGAAGACAACGATGACCAGTATCGAAAGTGTCGGGTCGAATGATGATTACGAGGACGCGAAACCGGAGCAGCAGATCAGCTCGCACCTGCTCGATCACGGTTACGGATGTGGCGTGACGTCATTTCCGTCGGTGTCGGTCGTGTCCCATTCGACGCCAACGATCTCCAAACAATCGCAACATAGTACCCCGGAACAACAGCGtggccatcatcaccaccccaGTAGCGTTAACACTAGCAGTAGTAATAGCAGTAGCGGTAGGATCAATCAAACCAATGGGAGGAACAGCCATTTTCACAGTACGCCTACTTCAACAACAacgccatcgtcgtcctcatcaACTTCTCGTAGCGGCGGGAAGCTGCACCAGACggtgcagcaacagcatcagcagcagctgcagcagaaTCACCACAGttacaacagcagcaaacacaaTGCGATCGATCCTCCGATTACTAACTTCTTCAGG GCTATCAAGCGGTCATCGCAAACGTCGAGCATATCTCCCACGCCGGCCAAACTTGCCAAGAGCAGCAATGGCAGTAGCATGAAGACGCCCCACTCTACCTGTTCAACCCCAACATCGTCAATATCGTCCTCTTCATCAAAGAAACGCTACTCGGAGCGAACCAG GTATGATACATCGCTTGGTTTGTTGACGAAAAAGTTTATCGATCTGCTGAACGAGTCACCCGACGGAGTCGTCGATCTGAATATTGCTTCAACAAAGCTGAAGGTGCAGAAGCGACGCATCTACGACATCACCAACGTGCTCGAGGGCATCGGCATGCTGGAGAAGAAGtcgaaaaacaacatccaGTGGAAGTGCGGCAACACCGTGTGCAATATCGATCGCAACACGCGGATACAACGGGAACGGTATCGGCTGCAGCAGAAGGAGAACCGGCTGGAGGAGATGATAGTAGAGCTGCGGAAGGCCACAAACGAGGATATGGCGCACACAAAGCACGGCTACTTTACCTGTCAGGATCTGAACTCGATGGAGATGTTTCGAGAGCAGACAATCGTTGTTATTAAGGCACCACCAGAGGCTAAGTTACAG TGGATGAACGACAAAATGCAAAGGGAAATTGTATTAAAGTCGGAGAAAGGTGAAATAGATGTGTTTATCTGTCCGACTGAGGAAACCGGAACTATCGATAGTTCAGAAATGATCGGCGGTGATCCGTTGCTGGAAAATTTCGAACCCATACTATCTCCTTTCCAGCGTGTGGATAAAACTTCCAGCCCAAGAA GAGGTGTAAAGCGACCGTCCCCATATGCAGCCCAACGCAACCTGAACCGAGCGCTGTTCGATGAAGGAAGCGTAGTGAAATCCGAGCCTTTGGAAAGTACTGATAACAGCACCAGTAGAATGCAATCTGCTGTGGCGTCTCTCTTCAGCCTGCCCGGCACTAGTGTTGCGAAAAAGGTTGAGGTGCATCCTGAACGGTTCGAATCCTCCTTGAATACTGTCATAAGCACATCTAGCAGCGGTATAGAGAGCACCAGCTACTACGCTGGTGCAGCTGCGACGAATCAATCCGAGACGCATTTCGATACTAGTCAAATAGCGACTGAATCCGCGATGCCCCCGATGACGAAGACTGGCGTGAGAGTAAAATCCGAACATGTGCCTGATAGTAGTAATAGTAGAAGTACCGCATCGCATACTGCGACGTCAGCGGAGAGTGCGTTCATCGAAAGCGACAGATCGCTGTTGGGTGCTGGTGACAACCACGAAGGAGCGCTATCGTCGTCCATGCTGTCTAGTGGCCTGATGGGTAGTAACCTAAatatcaacaacaaccacGTCAACGGTGGAAAGGCGATGCCAGAGGAGATCACCAACATGAACGCGTCACTGTCGGACACAAAGCTAAGCCCGCATCTTTTCCCGTACGATTTCAACATCAAAAGCCCTTATGCACTGAATGCGCCGAGCGTCAAGTCATCCCCGGAGAATCTTCATCAACGATTCGGGATAACAGATTTCGAGTCAATGCATG ATTTTGAAATGTTCTTGCCGCTGGAACCGGCTGCTGACTACAATTTGTCGCTAAACGAATCGGAaggtgtgtttgatttgttcgatttcaacTGA